The sequence below is a genomic window from Synechococcus sp. PCC 7335.
AAAACCTAATTCACCGCGCCTTAATTATCGATCTAGACGTCCATCAAGGAGATGGTAGTGCTTTCATCTTCAAAGACGATCCTAGTGTTTTTACGTTTTCGATGCACTGCAAAGCTAACTTTCCTGGTCGCAAGCAACAGAGCGATCTAGACGTAGCCCTTGATGAAGATACTGGAGATGCCGTGTATTTGGCAACGCTGCGATCACATCTCTATCCGCTTCTAGCCCAAGTCAACCCTGATCTAGTCCTTTACGATGCGGGCGTAGACGTGCATAAAGACGATCGATTAGGTAAGCTAGCGCTCACAGATGAAGGGATATATCAGCGCGATCGCCTTGTCCTTCAAACCTGCTACAGCGCCGGCTATCCGATTGCTTGCGTCATCGGCGGTGGCTACGGCGAGGATATGGATGCCTTGATCTATCGCCATTCGCTGCTACATCGCGCCGCTAAGTCGGTGTTAGTGGCAAAATAGAACCTAATGCCAAGATGTCTTACTTAACGACCGCCGTCAACATGTCTGTTACTGTTGCCACTTTCTACAAGTTCGCAGATCTGAACGACTACGCAGATCTGCAGCTGCCGCTTAGAGATCTTTGTGAGCAACAACAGGTCAAGGGCACTATCTTACTAGCAGCAGAAGGTATCAACGGCACTATCGCTGGAACCCACGAAGGCATCGATACAGTCTTAGCCTATATCTGTACCGATTCGCGCTTAGCTAGTCTGGATATTAAAAAATCGTCTGCTAGCAAGCTGCCATTTGAAAAGCTTAAAGTCCGCCTAAAAAAAGAGATTGTCACCATTGGCTTACCAGAGCTTAACCCTACGCAGCAAGTTGGAACCTATGTCTCTGCTAAAGCGTGGAACGAGATTATTGCTGACCCAGAAGTTACTGTTATCGACACTCGTAATAATTATGAGGTCGGTATGGGCACTTTTCAAGGCGCTAATAATCCTCAGACAGAAGTTTTCAATGAATTTCCTGACTATGTAAAAGAAAACCTAGATCCTAAAAAGAACAAGAAAGTTGCAATGTTTTGCACAGGCGGTATTCGCTGCGAGAAAGCGTCTTCATACATGCTCGCTCAAGGTTTTGAAGAGGTTTATCATCTTAAAGGTGGCATCCTAAAGTACCTTGAAGAAGTTCCAGAAGAAGAAAGCTTGTGGAAAGGAGAGTGTTTTGTTTTTGATGAGCGGGTTGCTATCAAGCACGGCCTCGAACCGGGTACCTATGCCATGTGCTATGCCTGCGGGCATCCTGTTTCTAGGGCAGATCAACACTCGGCCGACTATGAGAGTGAGGTATCTTGCCCTCACTGTATTAAAGAGCTGACAAAGGAGAAGCGCGATCGCCTTCGAGAAAGAAAAAGGCAGCGCCACTTAAATGCAAACAAGAACAATGCGTCTAAAATCTAACGATTAAAAGAATGAGATCCAAATGGCTGCTTTAGGCATGGCCTGACTTTTGAGTATGTGTTCAGATGCTATAGAGCTTCTCAACCTCTAGTTTTTCAGAATAAGTAGTAGCCCGTCACCAATAGGCAACAGACTCATTGTCACTCTCTCATCATTTCGCACTTTCTCATTCAAAGCTCGAATACGCTGGGTTCTCTTATCTTGTATGTCAAGATCGGCGACGCGGCCATACCAGAGCATATTGTCTATAGCGATGAGGCCCCCTGGTCTGACTAGCTGCAGCGATTTTTCGTAGTAGCTGTCGTAGTTGCTTTTGTCAGCGTCGATAAAGGCAAAGTCGAAGGTGTCGGATTCTCTATTAGCGATGAGATTGTCGAGCGTTTCTAGAGCAGGTGCAATTCGTAACTCTATTTTGTGGGCGACATTGGCTTTCTTCCAGTAGGCACGAGCGATCGCACAGTCTTTTTCATTCACGTCGCAGGCTACTATGCGCCCCTCGTCTGGTAGCGCTAATGCCACACTCAAAGTGCTGTAGCCGGTAAAGACACCAATTTCCAGCGTCTTTTTGGCATTGATTAGCTGCACTAGCAGCGCCATGAACTGACCTTGCTCAGGCGAGATTTGCATTCTCGACTGAGGATGCTGGGCCGTCCGCTTTCTTAACTCCGTTTGAACAGGCAGTTCCCTAAGCGATGCCGACAGTAGATAGTCGTGCAGGCGATCGCCTAGACCAATTGATTGATTAGACATTGAGACATGTGGAATCGGCGGCTGGGACTCGGCGGCTGCGAGAGGCTTACGCCGCACACATTACGCTACGCATTGTCTTCATATTACCGGGTAAGTCATAGCGTATCGCCTGTTCAATCAGAAAGCTAGGCACCGGGATCAGTGGCGTTGCCTTGACAGAATAGGTAATTAGCGTACCTGCACCGTAGTCTTCTAAGGTCAAATCGGCAGCAAAATCTGAAAAAGTACCCCGCTCGAAGCGAAACTGGATGTTCTGGTGCAGCGTCTCGATCACTTGGAGGTAGATCTCTACCTGGGCAGAGAACATCATGAAGGCTTTGCGAGCAACCTGGTAAAGTCTGCGGGTGGCCAAATGAGTTTTAGTCTGATGCTTAGCTTCTAATACTTGACTTTGCACGATGTCTGGAAAGTAGTGAACCCATTTGCTGTAGTCAGTTAGCTGCTGCCAAGTTTGCGATCGCATCATCGGCACATACATCGTAGCGGTCACTGCGGCTCCTTTATTCGTAGGTGACATCGAGATCAGCACATCACCCTGTAGTAAAGACTTTTCTTGCTGTAGCGTTACAGCATCGGGTGCGCAAAGAGTCGAAGAAACTGTCATAAAATCCAGAGGAATAAGTAAAACGAACTTTGCCTTCTTGTAACCAAGCTTGCAACCACACGTATGATTGTGGCCGAACGACACATTACTCGTC
It includes:
- a CDS encoding histone deacetylase, coding for MTSFPVVYHPAYVTPLPDGHRFPMPKFRLLRDLLVRDRIITEAQIFQPGAPPVDWLELVHTADYVQAYCSGSIETKAQRRIGLPWSPGLVQRTCTAVGGTILTAKLALKHGIACNTAGGTHHAFPDYGSGFCIFNDLAIAIKVLQSQNLIHRALIIDLDVHQGDGSAFIFKDDPSVFTFSMHCKANFPGRKQQSDLDVALDEDTGDAVYLATLRSHLYPLLAQVNPDLVLYDAGVDVHKDDRLGKLALTDEGIYQRDRLVLQTCYSAGYPIACVIGGGYGEDMDALIYRHSLLHRAAKSVLVAK
- a CDS encoding rhodanese-related sulfurtransferase, producing MSVTVATFYKFADLNDYADLQLPLRDLCEQQQVKGTILLAAEGINGTIAGTHEGIDTVLAYICTDSRLASLDIKKSSASKLPFEKLKVRLKKEIVTIGLPELNPTQQVGTYVSAKAWNEIIADPEVTVIDTRNNYEVGMGTFQGANNPQTEVFNEFPDYVKENLDPKKNKKVAMFCTGGIRCEKASSYMLAQGFEEVYHLKGGILKYLEEVPEEESLWKGECFVFDERVAIKHGLEPGTYAMCYACGHPVSRADQHSADYESEVSCPHCIKELTKEKRDRLRERKRQRHLNANKNNASKI
- a CDS encoding class I SAM-dependent methyltransferase yields the protein MRRKPLAAAESQPPIPHVSMSNQSIGLGDRLHDYLLSASLRELPVQTELRKRTAQHPQSRMQISPEQGQFMALLVQLINAKKTLEIGVFTGYSTLSVALALPDEGRIVACDVNEKDCAIARAYWKKANVAHKIELRIAPALETLDNLIANRESDTFDFAFIDADKSNYDSYYEKSLQLVRPGGLIAIDNMLWYGRVADLDIQDKRTQRIRALNEKVRNDERVTMSLLPIGDGLLLILKN
- a CDS encoding SRPBCC family protein — its product is MTVSSTLCAPDAVTLQQEKSLLQGDVLISMSPTNKGAAVTATMYVPMMRSQTWQQLTDYSKWVHYFPDIVQSQVLEAKHQTKTHLATRRLYQVARKAFMMFSAQVEIYLQVIETLHQNIQFRFERGTFSDFAADLTLEDYGAGTLITYSVKATPLIPVPSFLIEQAIRYDLPGNMKTMRSVMCAA